In Cryptomeria japonica chromosome 10, Sugi_1.0, whole genome shotgun sequence, a genomic segment contains:
- the LOC131076084 gene encoding UPF0481 protein At3g47200-like, producing the protein MSEKGGESATLKETSMRDKGSESAWVEEVKYRYTEGAWSRKKMRESFGTVCIYRIPMFLRDLNTAAYTPRVVSLGLFNHQPTKELSEMDRPKVDALLKMWQRLPPQKQTSLFDVFNKESSISRITSCYEEETDAADDTVVWNCLLDGCFILEILRVLTRPEEKKDQPGFPPPSDAEEDSDPIYNKNRIRSCQFDILGDLFMMENQIPVVVLVKLLQLEMDPPQNAAKELHRMLREITLIVHPFLARGFRKETPDWIEEDKDLEKYNHMLGLFHSFVTEEHLIRGQKDKPQQEAKNDSSTICISIKNCMGKPQEGDQLQTQGDKKQKETEEKHDDERFLKAFIKSSASELFNSGMKFVPYYGVPSKEKLSFDKNKRALSLPTVFITDSSEMIFRNLMAMEACRPESAKHISYYVLLMNTLIEGEEDVAVLRRTGVIQSSMGTDDEVTDLFNELCKGLDLQDIDEDPFVKVKFDLNGWYNDRHMVKLKKWMKKNPKFVKNVSMFWAILLVLAAGLHTLFPIFQKYIKSQNNS; encoded by the coding sequence ATGAGCGAGAAAGGAGGTGAGTCAGCAACTCTGAAAGAGACAAGCATGAGGGACAAAGGAAGTGAATCAGCATGGGTGGAAGAAGTGAAGTACAGATACACAGAGGGAGCTTGGAGTAGAAAAAAGATGAGAGAGTCTTTCGGAACTGTTTGCATTTACAGAATTCCCATGTTTCTCAGGGATTTAAATACTGCAGCCTATACACCTCGTGTTGTATCCTTGGGCCTTTTCAATCATCAACCCACTAAGGAGTTGTCTGAAATGGACCGTCCCAAAGTGGACGCCCTTCTGAAAATGTGGCAAAGGCTTCCACCACAAAAGCAAACCTCCTTATTCGATGTGTTTAATAAAGAATCCTCCATCTCTCGCATAACAAGCTGCTACGAAGAAGAAACAGATGCCGCGGATGATACTGTTGTTTGGAATTGCCTTCTGGATGGCTGCTTTATTCTTGAAATTCTTAGAGTTCTGACACGGCCAGAAGAGAAAAAAGATCAGCCTGGCTTTCCTCCTCCTTCAGATGCTGAGGAGGATTCTGATCCCATTTACAACAAGAACAGAATCAGATCTTGCCAATTTGATATCCTGGGTGATCTTTTCATGATGGAAAATCAGATCCCCGTTGTGGTTCTGGTAAAGCTATTGCAATTGGAGATGGATCCACCTCAGAATGCTGCGAAAGAATTGCACAGAATGCTTCGTGAAATAACTTTAATAGTTCACCCTTTCCTAGCCAGGGGGTTTCGCAAGGAAACACCAGATTGGATTGAAGAAGATAAAGATCTGGAGAAATACAATCACATGCTAGGACTGTTCCACAGCTTTGTGACAGAAGAACACCTAATTCGGGGTCAAAAAGATAAACCCCAACAAGAAGCTAAAAATGATTCTTCTACTATTTGCATTTCAATAAAAAATTGTATGGGCAAACCTCAGGAAGGAGATCAACTGCAAACTCAGGGTGATAAAAAACAAAAAGAGACCGAGGAAAAACATGATGATGAGCGGTTCCTCAAAGCATTTATAAAGTCTTCGGCTTCTGAGCTGTTTAATTCAGGTATGAAGTTCGTGCCTTACTATGGAGTCCCATCAAAGGAAAAACTATCTTTTGATAAGAATAAGAGGGCTCTTTCTCTGCCCACGGTTTTTATCACAGATTCTTCCGAGATGATCTTCAGGAATCTGATGGCCATGGAGGCATGCCGGCCAGAAAGTGCCAAACATATTTCATACTATGTATTGCTGATGAATACCTTAATTGAAGGAGAGGAGGACGTTGCCGTGCTGAGGAGAACAGGGGTTATTCAGAGCTCCATGGGGACCGATGATGAAGTGACCGATCTGTTCAATGAGCTTTGCAAAGGACTGGACTTGCAGGATATTGATGAAGACCCATTTGTGAAGGTAAAATTTGATCTGAATGGCTGGTATAATGACCGGCACATGGTAAAATTGAAAAAGTGGATGAAGAAAAATCCCAAGTTTGTCAAGAACGTATCTATGTTTTGGGCAATCCTACTTGTTTTAGCTGCTGGTCTACACACTCTTTTCCCAATAttccaaaaatatataaaaagtCAAAACAATTCTTGA